The following coding sequences are from one Saccopteryx bilineata isolate mSacBil1 chromosome 3, mSacBil1_pri_phased_curated, whole genome shotgun sequence window:
- the SPHK2 gene encoding sphingosine kinase 2, which produces MAPPPPPALATSTPLLHGEFGSYPARGPRFALTLTSQALHIQRLRPKPEARPRGGLVLLAEISGCCTLRSRSPSDSAAYFCVYTYPRGRRGGRRRATRTFRADGAATYEENRAEAQRWATVLTCLLRGLPLPGDGEITSHLLPKPPRLLLLVNPFGGRGLAWQWCKNHVLPMISEAGLSFNLIQTERQNHARELVHGLSLSEWDGIITVSGDGLLYEVLNGLLNRPDWEEAVKTPVGILPCGSGNALAGAVNQHGGFKQALGIDLLLNCSLLLCRGGCRPLDLLSVTLASGSRCFSFLSVAWGFVSDVDIQSERFRALGSARFTVGTVLGLATLHTYRGRLSYLPATMEPASPNPAHGLPRAKSELTLTPVPAPPEAHSPLHRSVSDLPMPQPALTSPDSPEPLPILSLNGGGPELARDWSGAGDAPLSPDPLLSSLPGSPKSSVLSPITKGLPEMPASCGLTPIPDGDPVAISSGGPPDHLLPPLDTPLPPGWITLEGDFVLMLAISPSHLGADLVAAPHARFDDGLVHLCWVRGGISRAALLRLFLAMENGSHFGLGCPQLGYAAARAFRLEPLTPRGVLTVDGEQVEYGPLQAQVHPGLGTLLTGPPGCPGREP; this is translated from the exons ATGGCCCCACCGCCGCCGCCTGCATTGGCCACCAGCACTCCACTCCTGCACGGCGAGTTTGGTTCCTACCCAGCTCGAGGCCCACGCTTTGCCCTCACTCTGACATCTCAGGCCCTGCACATACAGCGACTGCGGCCAAAGCCTGAAGCTAGGCCTCGAGGAGGCTTGGTCCTGCTGGCTGAGATCTCAGGCTGTTGTACCCTCCGGAGCCGCAGTCCCTCTGACTCAGCGGCCTACTTCTGTGTCTACACATACCCGCGGGGCCGGCGTGGGGGCCGGCGCAGAGCCACACGCACGTTCCGGGCCGATGGGGCAGCCACCTACGAGGAAAACAGGGCTGAGGCTCAACGCTGGGCCACTGTCCTCACATGTCTGCTCCGTGGACTGCCGCTGCCAGGGGATGGAG aAATCACCTCCCATCTTCTGCCAAAGCCTCCTCGATTGCTTCTATTGGTTAATCCCTTTGGTGGGCGTGGCCTGGCTTGGCAGTGGTGTAAGAACCACGTGCTGCCCATGATCTCCGAAGCTGGACTGTCCTTCAACCTCATCCAGACAG AACGACAGAACCACGCTCGGGAGCTGGTCCATGGACTGAGCCTGAGTGAGTGGGATGGCATCATCACAGTCTCAGGAGATGGGCTGCTATATGAG GTGCTGAATGGACTTCTAAATCGCCCTGATTGGGAAGAGGCTGTGAAGACGCCTGTGGGCATCCTCCCCTGTGGCTCGGGCAATGCACTGGCCGGAGCTGTGAACCAGCATGGGGG GTTTAAGCAGGCACTGGGCATTGACCTGCTGCTCAATTGCTCACTGCTGCTCTGCCGGGGTGGCTGCCGCCCACTGGACCTGCTCTCTGTGACGCTGGCCTCGGGCTCCCGctgtttctccttcctgtctgtggcTTGGGGCTTCGTATCAGATGTGGACATCCAGAGTGAGCGCTTCAGGGCCTTGGGCAGTGCCCGCTTCACAGTGGGTACCGTGCTGGGCCTTGCCACACTGCACACCTACCGCGGACGCCTCTCCTACCTCCCTGCCACCATGGAGCCTGCATCACCCAACCCTGCCCATGGCCTGCCCCGTGCCAAATCAGAGCTGACCCTGACCCCCGTCCCAGCTCCACCTGAGGCCCACTCACCCCTTCATCGCTCTGTGTCTGACCTGCCCATGCCTCAGCCTGCCCTGACCTCCCCTGACTCACCTGAACCATTGCCCATCCTGTCCCTCAATGGTGGTGGCCCAGAGCTGGCCAGGGATTGGAGTGGAGCTGGGGATGCTCCACTGTCCCCAGACCCACTGCTGTCCTCGCTCCCTGGCTCTCCCAAGTCAAGTGTACTCTCACCTATCACCAAGGGGCTGCCGGAAATGCCAGCATCCTGTGGTCTAACTCCCATCCCTGATGGTGACCCAGTAGCCATCTCTAGTGGGGGCCCACCGGACCACCTGCTTCCTCCTCTGGATACCCCACTACCCCCAGGCTGGATAACACTGGAAGGGGACTTTGTGCTCATGTTGGCCATCTCACCCAGCCACCTGGGAGCTGACCTGGTGGCAGCTCCCCACGCGCGCTTTGATGACGGTCTGGTGCACCTGTGCTGGGTGCGCGGTGGCATCTCGCGGGCTGCACTGCTGCGCCTTTTCCTGGCCATGGAGAACGGTAGTCACTTCGGGCTAggctgcccacagctgggctATGCTGCTGCCCGTGCCTTTCGCCTGGAGCCGCTCACACCTCGTGGAGTGCTCACTGTGGATGGGGAGCAGGTGGAGTACGGGCCCCTACAGGCACAGGTGCATCCAGGCCTTGGTACACTTCTCACTGGGCCTCCTGGCTGCCCTGGGCGGGAGCCCTGA
- the DBP gene encoding D site-binding protein isoform X2: MARPVSDRTPAPLLLGSPAGAPPGGGALLGLRSLLQGTSKPKEPASCLLKEKERKAALPAATIPGPILETAGPVDAPAGAVVGGGSPRGRPAAAPGPSLLAPLLWDRTLPFGDVEYVDLDAFLLEHGLPPSPPPPGGPSPAPSPVRTPAPSPGPGSCGSSSPRSSPGHAPSRAVLGAAGHRAGLTSRDTPSPVDPDTVEVLMTFEPDPADLALSSIPGHETFDPRRHRFSEEELKPQPIMKKARKIQVPEEQKDEKYWSRRYKNNEAAKRSRDARRLKENQISVRAAFLEKENALLRQEVVAVRQELSHYRAVLSRYQAQHGAL, encoded by the exons ATGGCGCGGCCCGTGAGCGACAGGACCCCGGCCCCCCTGCTGCTGGGCAGCCCGGCCGGGGCCCCCCCTGGCGGGGGAGCGCTGCTTGGGTTGCGGAGCCTTCTGCAAGGGACCAGCAAGCCCAAAGAACCAGCCAGCT GTCTCCTGAAGGAAAAGGAGCGCAAAGCGGCTCTGCCGGCAGCCACAATTCCCGGGCCGATCCTGGAGACGGCGGGTCCGGTGGATGCCCCAGCTGGGGCGGTGGTGGGCGGCGGGTCCCCACGGGGGCGCCCAGCGGCCGCACCTGGCCCGAGTCTGTTGGCGCCGCTGCTGTGGGATCGGACGCTGCCATTCGGCGACGTGGAGTACGTGGACCTAGACGCCTTCCTGCTGGAGCACGGGCTCCCTCCCAGTCCGCCGCCCCCAGGCGGCCCGTCACCGGCGCCCTCGCCCGTGCGCACGCCCGCACCCTCCCCGGGACCAGGCTCCTGCGGCTCTTCTTCCCCTCGCTCCTCGCCCGGGCACGCCCCCTCCCGGGCTGTCCTCGGGGCCGCCGGCCATCGCGCAG GTCTGACCTCTCGGGACACACCCAGCCCTGTGGACCCAGATACCGTGGAGGTACTGATGACCTTTGAACCCGACCCTGCTGATCTAGCCCTGTCAAGCATTCCTGGCCATGAGACCTTTGACCCTCGGAGACATCGCTTCTCAGAGGAGGAGCTTAAGCCCCAGCCCATCATGAAGAAGGCAAGGAAGATTCAGGTGCCAGAGGAGCAGAAG GATGAGAAGTACTGGAGTCGGCGGTACAAGAATAACGAGGCAGCCAAGCGGTCCCGCGACGCCAGGCGGCTTAAGGAGAACCAGATATCGGTGCGGGCGGCCTTCCTGGAGAAGGAGAACGCCCTGCTGCGGCAGGAGGTGGTGGCCGTGCGCCAGGAGCTGTCCCACTACCGCGCTGTGCTGTCCCGCTACCAGGCCCAGCATGGAGCCCTGTGA
- the DBP gene encoding D site-binding protein isoform X1 gives MSISLWVSVPLSRSLSLPSLIFVYGSLSLVSVLSSAWVLALRSGLPIPVCPLFLWIFILWVSILPFLLFPCLGGVSSLSFLFLPPLTGLPGPPGLLKEKERKAALPAATIPGPILETAGPVDAPAGAVVGGGSPRGRPAAAPGPSLLAPLLWDRTLPFGDVEYVDLDAFLLEHGLPPSPPPPGGPSPAPSPVRTPAPSPGPGSCGSSSPRSSPGHAPSRAVLGAAGHRAGLTSRDTPSPVDPDTVEVLMTFEPDPADLALSSIPGHETFDPRRHRFSEEELKPQPIMKKARKIQVPEEQKDEKYWSRRYKNNEAAKRSRDARRLKENQISVRAAFLEKENALLRQEVVAVRQELSHYRAVLSRYQAQHGAL, from the exons atgtctatctctctctgggtctctgtcCCCCTTTCTCGGTCTCTGTCGCTCCCGTCTCTGATCTTTGTCTAtgggtctctctctctcgtctctgtcctctcctctgcCTGGGTCCTTGCCCTCCGTTCCGGTCTCCCCATCCCCGTCTGTCCCCTCTTTCTCTGGATATTCATCTTGTGGGTCTCTATCCTCCCCTTCCTGCTGTTTCCCTGCCTTGGGGGGGTCTCTTCTctatccttcctcttcctccctcccctgacGGGTCTTCCTGGCCCCCCAGGTCTCCTGAAGGAAAAGGAGCGCAAAGCGGCTCTGCCGGCAGCCACAATTCCCGGGCCGATCCTGGAGACGGCGGGTCCGGTGGATGCCCCAGCTGGGGCGGTGGTGGGCGGCGGGTCCCCACGGGGGCGCCCAGCGGCCGCACCTGGCCCGAGTCTGTTGGCGCCGCTGCTGTGGGATCGGACGCTGCCATTCGGCGACGTGGAGTACGTGGACCTAGACGCCTTCCTGCTGGAGCACGGGCTCCCTCCCAGTCCGCCGCCCCCAGGCGGCCCGTCACCGGCGCCCTCGCCCGTGCGCACGCCCGCACCCTCCCCGGGACCAGGCTCCTGCGGCTCTTCTTCCCCTCGCTCCTCGCCCGGGCACGCCCCCTCCCGGGCTGTCCTCGGGGCCGCCGGCCATCGCGCAG GTCTGACCTCTCGGGACACACCCAGCCCTGTGGACCCAGATACCGTGGAGGTACTGATGACCTTTGAACCCGACCCTGCTGATCTAGCCCTGTCAAGCATTCCTGGCCATGAGACCTTTGACCCTCGGAGACATCGCTTCTCAGAGGAGGAGCTTAAGCCCCAGCCCATCATGAAGAAGGCAAGGAAGATTCAGGTGCCAGAGGAGCAGAAG GATGAGAAGTACTGGAGTCGGCGGTACAAGAATAACGAGGCAGCCAAGCGGTCCCGCGACGCCAGGCGGCTTAAGGAGAACCAGATATCGGTGCGGGCGGCCTTCCTGGAGAAGGAGAACGCCCTGCTGCGGCAGGAGGTGGTGGCCGTGCGCCAGGAGCTGTCCCACTACCGCGCTGTGCTGTCCCGCTACCAGGCCCAGCATGGAGCCCTGTGA